CTGACGTAcaactatttatttagtttagttatcaGCAGTAGTTGAGCTATCAAATCTTAGTGTATTAATGTAATTTCAgagaataaattattgtattattattattaaattaaatataaatgttaacgAAGAGTTTGCCTAAGCAACTTTACAATGGCAGCCTTATCTATAAACTTTGGTCAGATTTTTCTAATTAATCAATTGATCCGATAcgtcaattcttgtttatgccACTCATGACATTTTTTATCCAGGAAATATATTGGAATACGTTTGTGTGCGTAGCTGGGCTGCCTGCCGTACCACAATGTCTATTCCCAAAGCTGATGATTCCAATAACGTAATATTTATCATTGTATTCATACATCAGAGGCCCTCCAGAGTCCCCGCTGCAGGAATCTTTTCCCTTTGCACCGCCAGCACAGATTTGCGTGCCCATCACATCTGTATCTTGCACCCTCTCGCGTTGCTCGCAAGTTGCATAAGGTATAGAGACTTCTAGCTTTATATCACTCTCGGTAGCGTTTTCCGTACTGCCCCAACCGGCAATAGTGAAGTTGGTGGACGGCGTAAACTTCGGTATGAAGTCCCTGTCCGGCAAGCATATAACCTTGATGaattctgaaaatataattttataactgcTGGAGATCAGTGGTATGCagacaccaggaaaattgcataaaacggcacaaattcacctcctatacgagttatatatatatatcaatgttagtgtaggcagtgcttttgtgcatgtatggagtgcactgCTAGAGATAGATTTTAAGTAATAGCaaggctttttgtgacagcgctCGCAGCTCGCGCAGCGCGGAGAATTGCTACCGCCATGTTCATTTCTGCCGCCGAGCAGTATTTCTGTGTGccgatctgaagggcgcggttgtcggtgtagttacaggcacatgaagcggtggtagcgcattgggagctcgatttcactttcgggggccgagttcgaatcccagctcgcacctctaacttttctaagttatgtgcgtttaaataattaaattatcacttgctttaacggtgaaggataccATAGtcaggaaaccagcatgcctgagtgttctacataatgttctccaaggtgtgtggagtccactaatcagCACTGtgtgggccagcctggtggactacatcCTTAAGCACtcctcattgtaggaggagaaccgtgctctgtggtgggccggtaatgggttgatatacaGATGATGAAGCTTAATTCCTATGCCACAAGGTTGACGCACAAAGAGCTGTAATTTGTAGGACGTGGTCTTTGAATGCCctgctgcagggctagcacgggcgggagatgaaaactatatcccccgattatatcccctgacaggggatataattaaagtgtccacctgctaaatcactggaacatagaataggagaagtttacccccgtttattaatacacatatattatttgcatattatttccacttgtgcgccagtgccctgagagttgataaagctgtggtagaaggtaaatttttatcctatccccggggatataattggctcctgcccatgctagccctactgagtgttgctctgtttgtaggtaggagatggttttccactaaccattgcttggtccatcatttattactataaacaaaACCCTATAGTTTGTTTCTGTCATATGCGTTATGAAGATTATTATACTATTAGGTACATACCGCTAAACATAACTCGTTCCACCATCTCAATAAGACCGATGTCGTGTATCTTAAGTGCCCGATTATAATTTGGGTGCTTGTACATAGCTTTAATATCTATGATTTTCACAGTTATATTGTCCGTTCCACCGCCATCTTGTTCCACAAAGTCAGTTGGAGAGGATGTAGTATTATACTCAGCAAGTCGCACCTTCAACCtaaaatagtatataataataaattttgtttcaggcatagcccattATAGtgcacttaaaattttaaaataatttacataaaacacaagcacaaattaaataaaaaataaacacgaaacaagtattaaaataaatataaaaaacaagtaTTAAAGTAAATGTTAGTAACAAAAACCACTATCCTATGTTAGTCAACTGATACCCTAAACTATTCCGGTCCAACGAAGAAGGCCCTTGATGTGGCTCTTATAAAGAATAGGCATTAAGgctaattgtaaaaaaacaatatgtttcTTTGACTACTAACCTAGCCCAGCCTAAGATTGCACGACgtatgaaaattaaacaataaatatcaaaCAGAATTACTTACGGTTTCCCAAAGACTAAAGTGCTAAGGCAATGCGCTGCGGTCAATACATGCTTGTGGCTAATGAGACTTCCTCCACAAGATAGCGTTTCTCCGGCGTATTCCAAAAGAGCCAGCCACGGATATTGGTCAATCATGGTCTCCCCGCCACCTAAAAGATATTTTCATTCATAGATAAACCTAAATATAAGACACACCACAGACGTATGTCTGTCATGTATCTTCCATAAAAGTTATTATGAAGATGGAAGTATAGTTGTTACTTATTGCTGCTTGCTACGCTTGGCGtttcaattcaaaaatcaaCAGCATCGGTTTcagctaattttttttcttaatttcaaaattagttTGCCACACAGACTCGGCTTAAGACCTGCGACCTGTACTGTTATGCATTGTTGTGAATACAagctgtataatttttttatacaatcaaTATGTTAGGTTTTGGGTATTTTTTGGTAAAGAATTTTCTGTAGGTAGCAGACTGGAATTTAGAAATTGGCAAcaaccccgtgcctcggagagcacgttaagcacTCAATCTCGGTTATGGTCACTGACTCTGTGATAATAAAGTTAATgcccaccaacccgtattggaacagcgtggtggatctatgctctaaaatcgtATCCCTTATGAGCCAGTAGGTCTGTGCCTAGTATTGGAACGTTAATAGGCTACGAAATCAACTGTGTCTACTTTTGTTTGTGTCCAGTTATTTCATCAACTGGACACACAaggaatgcaaataaaaaaaaagtattcgtTGTAAACAACTCGAAACTAATTTTTATGCATTATCTCCGGAAGAGCAAGTATTTACCGACAATTTTGTTTGCACTTGACGTATCGAGCCCGCAAAGCGTGCTCATATCTTCCTCTTCTGGATAGTTGGCTTCTTCTGGAAAGATTCTTGTGCCTAATTCGTCGGATGGTATTGTCAAAACTGCGGGCTCTAGAGGGGATGATGGCCCCTGGTTTGTAAACAATGGTCTGTTTGTTATCGGCGTTTGTGTTGGCATTACCGCCGGTGCACGCGGAAAAAGCACGGGATTTGTAGCCAATGTATCCCATGTAGACTGTGGTGGGCAGCAAACCTGAAACAAAATCGAGTCgaagtcgaagtcaaaaatatctttatttaagcaggcccatagatggcactattGATGCGTAGGTATTTTACATGAGAAATATGTActcggtagtgagatgatggcgataaccatattcgtaaacttaaaaataaagctacctGGTTAGATAGAGAAATAATTCACACCTAAATCgagtaatcctttatactataataggacttagGCTCAATTAGCAAAAGCATCCAGGCCGCGATTGCTGCAGGAATGTGGGTCAAaatgccaaaataaaaaaaagacaaaaatatctattttaataatcaaTAATCTACTAGTACTGGCTGCAACATAGCTGGTCGTTTCGATGGTGTAGGTTCACTCCTAACGATCGATCGATTTATtagaaggtaggtaggtactgccACGTTGAACGATTGGTGAGTTCGATACGGTAGTAAATTTAATTCCCAGGAAGGTGAAATGTTGTTAGGTTTTAGGATTTTCTGTCAACGAATTCTGAGTAGGTACATGTTGGGATGAGAATATTATCCCTGCGGTTCACTAGGCTACCGGTAGACTCCTTGGTATGGCAAAAATTGCTTTAGAACAATTTACGAATCAAGCGTAATGGCCGGTAAAAGAATCAGCGccgcaacacttcgcagggcgtgCTAGGAGCTCGTCCTATTAAGCGCCGCCATATGTTCGACCTAAGTTGAGCCTTGCCTTTGCCTTCCAGATGGAtacacagcaatgcttcttggcTACAAGTATAAGCATGGTGtttgtacttccccggacgtaGGTGTTGGGTTTTTTGCAAGAAATTCTTGGTTAGTACTCTGGGAAGTTGCGAAAGTTGCGCTGATGCTAAGAGCACGATAATTCTGGATATTATGACTTAACTGTTAAAATCTAATTAGAATAGAACAGAAGGTAAGCTGTTAATCAACCACTCCCTCGAGGAGGGGTAGGTGAGTGCTCTGATGCTGGTATTTGTCATCACAGGAGACATAATATTCACATTTTAATGGTTTCAAAATCAGCAAGCATTTACTAAGTAGgaaaacaaactttaaataaGCGTATTTTCCCCAAGATTATTCGTAGTTTCCCTTGGCTTGTTACAGTCTTAACTGTGTATTACGTCATTTCAAATTAATGCGAATTGTTATGTGGTGATATTgcataaatgtaaattttatgatGTTGTACGTCTATCTCAACGTCATTCAGTAGCTGCCTAATACAGTTGACTTGGTATTAGAAACTTGATTGATCGCTTTACCCCACGGTATCATCCACGTCAACTGTAAGTCGTAACACGTAGTGTGTACAACCTTCTTCAATAATCGGGTTATTTAACCCGATTATTGGTTACTTTCTtccaaaatacttatatatacgcagtttcatacttttacagtgatcatcgtttcattcattagtggttaagatatgttattattcacaaaaaaaaaaaaaaattaaattaactatttcCGCAGAAAATTATGCAAAAGCAGAATTCTacgaaacacaaaaataatttgccgacgtttgaaaaaaattacgatTAAACATCAAATCGGTAGTTTTGCAAAAAAATGAACAGAAAACAGTCCCAACTAATATACGTAAGCAATGTTGCCGCTGCACTGACGCGAGGAGAGTACTCTTTGCGTAATGCCGCCTACTAGTGAAGACGCATGACggtttcaaaaaactttgctctTACTTTATGTTTCCCTGGTACACGCCCGCCGCAGTAAGCTTGCTGCACGTACATGTGTTCATGCGGGGTCTGGTGTTTCTTCTTGAAAAGTTTCAACAATGGTTGACAGTTTGCGATATTTATGCAGGTTCCCGCGTCTCCGTTTGGTACTTTGCATGGTTTCTCTGTTGACAagtaagatacatttttaacaatGGTGAAAATTATGACGTTCTCCGATATTTGATCCGTGTGTACGGATAGCAAGATCTTACTTGGCCGCCCTGAAGTTACGGTTGAAAACAGATGGGCGCCTCAACAACCATGCACTATCATGCCCAATCGTCTTCATCTTGCTCAAGCCAATCGTTACCGGCCCACCGCAAGGAATGGAGTGCCAATTCTGAGAGTttcaacctacgcttacttattcgatcgcgtgaaacttaactacgatttacagtgacagtacggtttctcagaattaatataaacaatagttaggccgtagtccaccattctGACCAAATGAGGTTAGGCTTTGAGAAGACTATGGCAAACTCTCAGTGTTTGTACTTCACcattgaaccaagtgatatttaattgtattaattataaacGCACTTGAAAGATAAGGGGCGTGCCGGGGTCCGAACTTGGTCCTGCCGAAAGGGAGATTTTATATCAAGTTTAACAGCGCCTACTCGCCCTCTTAACTGGATGTCCAGTTTGGcgacattttaaatttcaattaatttatatatactcgtaaaaaAGTGTCCAAATTAGCCATTTACCGATCTCACCTAGTACCTGTTTGGGATATGGCACCCCcagtcggtttctacgtggcatcgttccggaacgctaaatatcTTGGCGACACGCATTCTTCAGTATCGTGATAACTAAACTGCCGCTGCCTCGAACGGGATCGAATCGGGTACCTCAACTTATAAAACAGCGCTCACTACTGTGTCAAATTTTTTTGCCTGTCACTTCGTCCGCGTGGACTTCATTTTCCCGCTTTAAAAAGTAACCTGTGCCACTTGGGATGATTCGTCTCCATTAAGGAAaacaaactgaaaaatattataacaataggAAGATACCTATTGTTCGTGTACATACGTGATTTTGTCTGtgctattttgtatttatttgactcAAAGACTTGCGGCTCTACTACTATTAGTATAGACGCATAACAATTTTAGTAGCAGTGTTCGTCACACTGCTatcaaaatatatgtaaacaaattatttggaaatttccTTGAAGTTGTAGGTAGATacattttagtaaaatataactCTCCCTGAGTcgggcaaaaataaatattagtggAAAAttttacgtttacttattcaacAAAACCGTTTCTAAAAATAGTTTTCTGGAAAGGAAGAAAAATAGCCATATACACTTTCCTCAGCTTTTCAGAGACTGGAGTTGAAGTTATACAATTGCAGgctctttatattttattgcattagCTAACTGCTAAACGGTGTATTGCTAAAGGGTGTTGCTttagaaattcttagtaccagacCGGAGTTTAAAAATTGGCATTGATTCACTCCCTTGCCTCGGAGGGCACGTTATTCTGTCTGATATCTTTCCAGTCGTGTCATAGCTGCTGTCTTAGCAGACTATGAGATAGAGCGAATTGacagtgcacctgtgtttgcacGCAAACTATTATATCTCCCACGTAGTTGAAAAATCTATCTGCAAATTGACTACTTTGGGCGAAATCGGTCAAGGAAACTGTCGATATcctataaatttaaacaactgtttccttattaaagttttttcctCATTTATTACGCCTGATATGAGTGATATTAGGAGTAATAATATGAATGATGTCGTCTAAAAGAAGCGCTatcctttttgtgacagctagTTTGAGTACatatgtcaatttagtttattgtAGAGATTTATGCACAACAGTTTAATACCATTGCCAATCTAACGAGTTGACAGttctctaaatttttttttgttatcttaaTATAATTTACCGTTTACCTGGTAATCAGTGTCAAAATGATGCCGGAAAAGCTGCTAGTAAAAGTAGCtcgcgggatttaaaaaaagtaacattaataattatgcaTGACTTTACTTTCACTTATCTTGGTGAAATATTGCCTACAAGTAGTTTTCATCCTGGAAGACGGCCAcagtaataaaaagaataaataaatcgcTTCAAGTAATACTCAAAcaaataccaataaaaatatttacttttacacTTAAATGACGTATTAAGAGCATTCACATTTTTTTGTACTCATATTTAAATTCCCTTTCATTTTACGCCTCAAGCTTGAAATTGCCTTGAAAAGTAATTTGCAAGTCAACATACTTAAGTGTTCGCTTGCGCTTAGTCGTGCTTTAGTTTGGCTAAAACCAACTAGACTTACCGGACTGTAAACTGATTAATCGCGACTTGGACTTGTACATGAAGGGTTCCTTATCAAGGTGCGATATGAAACACCTCATAAGTAGTATGAAAAAAACTATGATCTAGCAAAAACACGAAAAAAACCTGCTCCTTATATTTAAACCCGCTTTTAATTCTcaacctttttaatttattgtgttacagtaattttatgaagtgggaaaataattaaacttttgacgacttttaattcatattggccagataccttatacaattgataagaatttttacaaaaacgccaataattattatttcattattaaataaatttcgaaaaacagttaaatttatatttgatttaacAACCATGTTcctgacattgagttggtgggtcatcatcatcatcacatcaaccgatagacgtccactgctggacataggtcttttgtagggagttccaagttccacgattctgagccgcttggatccaacggctacctgcgacgcgcttaatgtcgtctgtccacctcgttgggggtcgaccaacgctgcgcttaccagtacggggctgccattccagcaccttgggaccccaacgtccatcctttctccgaactatgtgcccggcccattgccacttaagcttcgcgactcgttgagctatgtcggtaactttggttcttctacgaatctccacatttctgattcgatcgcgtagagatactccgagcatagctctctccatcgcccgctgagtgactctaagccgtcttatgaggcccatagttaacgaccatgtttcagagccataggtcatcactggcaacacgcactgttcgaagactttcgtcttcaggcactgagggatttttgacgaaaagatggcacgaagtttcccgaacgctgcccatccgagttggattcggcggttcacctccttctcgaaattggacctacctaactggatcgtgtgtcctaggtatacgtattcgtcaacaatttcgagtgcagtgttctcaacgattactggttgaagcggaacatgagcattacacataatcttcgtcttgctcatgttcattcgtaggccaacctgttgagaagctctgctaaggccattgagcatcgtatttaggtctcccagagtctctgccattatgactacatcgtcggcaaaccgaagttgagtgatgtactcgccgttaatgttgatgccaagtccgttccaatccagaagcttaaagacgtcctccaacgcagcggtaaatagtttcggggagataacatctccctgtcgcacgcctcgctgcaattggattggtctcgtagtctgatcctgtatacgaactgacatagtggcgtttttgtacaaacactgcaacacttggatataccggtagtcaattcggcatctctgcagtgacctaaacacagcccaagtttccaccgaatcaaaggctttttcatagtccacaaacgctaagcaaagtggccggttatactcttcagtcttctgtataacctgccgcagcgtatgaatgtggtctatggtactaaagcccttacggaaaccggcttgttcgggaggctggaagtcatcaaacctacgagcgagacgattcgtaatgactctcgaaaacagcttgtagacatgactcagcagcgagatgggtctgtaattcttcaacaaggtattatcaccttttttgaagaacagaaccagttgaagaacagaaccgacgaggctctggcgaccgacaagtggcggtataaccacttcgaattggctaggctgaacaaatggcacagaccggtgtcgggcagcagcgacgccggggcgatcagtctagccctgcgatgaccaacccgcctgcccagcgtggtcattatcgggcacatctttaatgggaaggagaaaaaaaccacagcccctagttggtgggtattttgatattaatacgactgcattatcgatacacttcagtacTGTATGGACTCGTATCTTTgtacgatgcaaagataccttacggtttcttagtcgttatcaattGTCAAAGCGGAAATTGCAATACATGTTCTGTGATAATTTCGCTCCCTCTTTACCTATTACGTTTCATGATATACAGCTCGCTGACAGACAGATGGACGGGCAGTTGAGGCTAAGAAATAGGGTCTCGATGGCACCCTTCTCgtacatcattatcaacccattgcggGCCTTCTAAAGGGCAGAAGTCTCATCTCAGAAAGTGGGTTTAGGCCCTTGTACACCACGCTGTCTGGTTTCACACCCCTTTTGAGACTTTGTGGAGAACTcccgggcatgcaggtttttcttACGATTAtgttttacatataaaaaacatatatgaAAGATTCGCATATCTTTGAAAAGTTACgagttgcgtgctggggatCAAAATATAAGTAAACACCGCTTTTACCCTTCTCAGACAGCACGTGTAATACGTGCGTTTTTGAATTTTACACTAGTGTAGACCGCGACTTCACCtgcgtttgtttcggtttttaaaaatcctgttTTCCTGgcctaaaaaatattgtttatcttCAGGATGCAGGCTATTTCCATGCGAAATTTATTAAAGATTGGATAAGCTGTATTAAAAGATAACAAAACAAAGGCTATTTTAAATTCCGTGCGAACGGTTTTCATGTGTTTTAATAccataaaaagtataatatatgtCTATCTACATATACCTAGGATaaaagctttattatattatgtgcttAATTAAATCAAGATCGGCGCTGTGTTCGGTGCctatgtataaaaaactaaacagaCAGACACCCTTCCAATGCTAGTATGGACAGCCAACcggcattaataaaataaaatactggcGCCTATTCGTCAGTTCTAAAGAAGTGCAATGCTTTTCACACAGTATCCCTTGGAAAATGATAGCGCTATTATTAGACATTTGAGGTTAGCCCACGTCTGATTCGTAGGTGGATGGAATTTATAGAAAACCAGCAACAAGTGCCTGCATAACATAAACTAAATTACTCGGGacgtataatataattttgaaagaACACAATTTTGTTCGTAATAACAGACGCCagcctgaaaaaaaaactagtagtattttttgatattttcagtttaatttgaatttgtgacGTGCAAAGTGCATTTCATATGAATAAATTAGAGatacaagataaaaaataaacaaaaaatttatttttcatttgccATCAGTTGCCGGTTTACCTAAACACTATTATGCACAAGAGCATACATTAGATTTACTTGCTGCTACTCGTGAATTGAAGTGCAACTAGTGTTAaacaattatgttatttatgttaaataataaagagaTTGGATTTAACTTCTTTAGTCGAGTTAGTAAGCAGTGCAGTTAttttaccgttttttttttttttaactgtatctcttatttttattgtttcaatttttCGGGCAAAAATGCTCTCTCGACTCTAAAGCATTAATATTGCAAAATCTTTGGAATAGGAATATTTACCTTCTGGTCAgtttatatacaaattttagttagtttattatacaaatatatacacacaccggcatatttagcggaacacaataaaaaggtttgatatcagtatcatataagattgctggctggtttatacgtcatttaatttaaaaagaaatattttcaaattaagaaaacaactgaacatcacattttatgtaattgttttaattttattcaaatacttaCACCTTATGTGGAGCGAACTGCGAGTATTTCTTCCTtctgagtttgatttaaaatttcattgaaatactgttttttgcttttttttttttttttaatcgcgtaTCTTTGTGGAGTTGAGGACTGAATTATGCCTGACTTaacaaatgaaactttaaataacaaaaaaagtgttagtagtaagtagattttaaaataaaaccatatttttttaattatggacctttttttgtgttccgctaaatatgccggtTTGTATATGTCAATAATAAACGTGACTTTTCTGATAAATGAGCTATGATACCCTTGTGTTAGTTAATACAGATACCTagttcttaattaaaaaaatactcacgTGCTTCAATAATTTCCAACATGTACAACAAATACACAGCAAAACtacatattttaaatgcgatCTCCATATTATCTGACAGCGTTGTTACGTATAAGGAAAACACAGAAACCTGTCTTGTTGGTATGGTCCGCCACGCGCAACTGGCTCCAAGCCTCTGTAGCAATTAGGATTCAACACCAACGTGTCTGACGTAAATCGTATAGTTATACCCTTAGCATACGATTTGGATGCTCGCAATCGAATACCTGTTTTCGAGTAACGAAACACTGTTAGAGCGTTTATGCACTCTGTTGTATTCAATTGGTTTTCGTGATTCGTAAAAATTCGATTCGgacagcgaacgaaaaaagcatAGAAGCATTTCTCGTACTCAAAAATAGCGTAACGGAAACTATCCcgtggtgggaggggcttataaACTGTACCGCAAACGAAAAGTTGACTCGCAACATTCGTGCGTAGTGGCGGCTAAACGAATTGCGTACaactagattttaataattcaaaatgcctTCATGTGTTGTGAAATGGTTTCGAAATAATACGGATCATCACCACAGGGATAGTGAAATAACTTTTCACGTGTAAGTACACCGATAACTatactaaaatctaaataattacaattacgtATTATCCTTATGGATGGTGTTATGCCATATGTagttaacacgttggctgcgaTTGGATTGGTTTTTAACTCCCGAAGctaaaacgacggggtgttataagtttgagagtttgtgtgtgtgtgtgtgaatgtaAGCTGTACGACTACACAGGAAACtcatttttccatttaaattttaactctaCTCAATAGTCAACAATGATTCTTTGTTAACCTTCTCTTCAACCTTTACAAAACTACcgccactagatggcgctttaattaatttggtttttaattttattcttctacaagtattataaataatctaataaatgtttatgtaaataaaaggtagatta
This sequence is a window from Pararge aegeria chromosome 1, ilParAegt1.1, whole genome shotgun sequence. Protein-coding genes within it:
- the LOC120637085 gene encoding phenoloxidase-activating enzyme-like — its product is MEIAFKICSFAVYLLYMLEIIEAQKPCKVPNGDAGTCINIANCQPLLKLFKKKHQTPHEHMYVQQAYCGGRVPGKHKVCCPPQSTWDTLATNPVLFPRAPAVMPTQTPITNRPLFTNQGPSSPLEPAVLTIPSDELGTRIFPEEANYPEEEDMSTLCGLDTSSANKIVGGGETMIDQYPWLALLEYAGETLSCGGSLISHKHVLTAAHCLSTLVFGKPLKVRLAEYNTTSSPTDFVEQDGGGTDNITVKIIDIKAMYKHPNYNRALKIHDIGLIEMVERVMFSEFIKVICLPDRDFIPKFTPSTNFTIAGWGSTENATESDIKLEVSIPYATCEQRERVQDTDVMGTQICAGGAKGKDSCSGDSGGPLMYEYNDKYYVIGIISFGNRHCGTAGSPATHTNVFQYISWIKNVMSGINKN